GAACCGGAAGAGTCCTGGCGAAACGCCCTGAGAAAAAAAGGCGGTATCTACTGGGTTGTGGCGGAAACCGGATTCAAACCCTCCATGAACTGAAAAAACCCGGCCGCCCCCGCTTCAGGGACGGCCGGGTAAAACAAAGCGTACCCTCCGAGGGCTGCTATTTTTCCTGTCTGATCTCAATCTGACGGGGTTTGGCCTCAGGTCTTTTTTCCATCGTCAGGGTCAGTATACCGTTACTGAAGCTTCCGCTTATCTTCTCGTTATCCACATCCTTGGGCAAGACGAAGCTGCGACTGAACTCCCGGATCTTTCTTTCCCGGACCAGGTAGCGGGCTTCGGTTTTCCCGGAGTTTTCCACGTTCACGGATGAAATAGTCAGCAGATTATCATCCACCTTTACATCCACATCCTTCTCGCTGAAACCGGGTATTTCTGCTTCCAGCAGATAGCGTCCCTCTTCTTCACGCACATCTACCCGGGGAGCATAAAAACCGTCCTGGGGCAGGTCTTCAAAGAAGTTGTTGAAAAGTCGGTCCATATCGTTCCACAGGCTTGCATTGCGGGGTCTGGTATGTCGTACAATAGCTCTCATAATTGTCTCCTCTTCTTCCCTGGGGGAAGATAATATTTCTATCATAATACAAGCATTTTTCATGCCAATTTATATATTTCATTGCATAATAACAAGTTATGCATATTTTGCCCTGTGGTACCTGTCAGCCGAATGCTATCTTGTGTGTCGTTTTTACACATGTCCCATTTTAACGATACATGTAGTGTTATTTTGACTCATCAACAGGCTCCTGGGATCCCGATACGACACAAACCGCTGCAGCCTTGATTCACCCTGACGAGATCGTTAGAATCCTCAGTCAATGGAAAGCAGGATTATCTGCGGGCTCGGCAATCCTGGAAGGGAATACGCACGGAGCCGCCACAACATCGGATGGATGCTCCTTGAGGCCTGGCAGCCGTCCCTCGACTACCGCAGCAAATTCAAGGGTGAATACGCCCTTATACACAGCCCTGTAAAACTGATAAGCCTGAAACCCATGACCTTCATGAATAAAAGCGGCGAAAGTCTCAGATCCTGCGCGGACTTTTTCTCCGTCTCACCCGGGGACATCCTGGTAATTCATGACGATCTGGAGCTCTCCTTTGGAGATGTTCAGATAAAGAAGGGGGGCGGCCTGGGAGGACACAACGGACTCAAGTCAGTCAGGCAGCACCTTGGGACCCCGGATTTTTACCGGCTGCG
This genomic window from Marispirochaeta aestuarii contains:
- the pth gene encoding aminoacyl-tRNA hydrolase, whose amino-acid sequence is MESRIICGLGNPGREYARSRHNIGWMLLEAWQPSLDYRSKFKGEYALIHSPVKLISLKPMTFMNKSGESLRSCADFFSVSPGDILVIHDDLELSFGDVQIKKGGGLGGHNGLKSVRQHLGTPDFYRLRFGIGRPRRGSVSDFVLSRFSKEEEAELPDLLLKGVQILEEFIRKEKQ
- a CDS encoding Hsp20/alpha crystallin family protein produces the protein MRAIVRHTRPRNASLWNDMDRLFNNFFEDLPQDGFYAPRVDVREEEGRYLLEAEIPGFSEKDVDVKVDDNLLTISSVNVENSGKTEARYLVRERKIREFSRSFVLPKDVDNEKISGSFSNGILTLTMEKRPEAKPRQIEIRQEK